From Verrucomicrobiota bacterium:
GAAATAATTGAATTTCCAGTAAAGGTGATTGTAATATCACCTGTCACATTTACATCACCCACTGAGTTCACAAAGTCAGAAGATAAATTACCATCCACGTAAACACCACCGCCGTATGTATCCAAGCCCGTTAGACCTAGTAAATTTGCTCCCGTGCTCAAACTACCTATGCTGAAATCAGTAATACCACTAATACCCCCAGGACCAGCAATTAAACTGCTACTGTTCAATGCAGATAAGTCATAACTCCCAGAGCCAATGATTTGGTTTGCTGAGACGTGGAAGGCATTTGTAGCATAGGAGTTACTTCCCCAAGCACCGATTTCAGCAACACCACCTGCTAAAATATCCACAGTCGGAGCCTGCAGATAACCAAAAACATTCACATCATTGTAAGCAGTAATCAGCGCGACGCCCATACCCGACAGATTAATTGAGCCGGCGCCCCATATATCAATGTCACCACCAGAGCTTAACTCCAAATTACGTGCGTTCATCACGTGTCCAAAGAAATCGATATCGGACCCCAATCCTCTCGCATAGAAACTAAGATCTAGGCTTGGATTATCAAACACAGCCAAGGTGTTGATAGTGGTGTTACTTTCACTAACAAAGTAAATGCCATTCAAAGGTGAGAAAGTATAGTTGCTTGGCCCTACATTCACATAGCTCTCAGAATAAATACCTACACGGCCCGTTATCCCATCCAGCAGAATTTGAGGATCTCCCGTAACATTTAAACTTTGCGTTCGAAAGACAGCTGTGCTCTCGAATAGGTCACCAGAAGGACGAGGACCTAAGTAGTTTACAAATTGATCTACTGGACTAGGACCTGGCTCTTGCAAGACCAATGTATAAATATTGTCTACCTGAGGATCAAAGACGACACCACTATAACTCCCTCCACTAAACTCTATAGAGGGATTTGTCGAGATACTCACGCTACTATCCAGTGTTAGTCCCCCAGGTATTATATCAAGCACTCTCTCCGTGTTATCGGGGATTACCCCTTCCGGAATAATAATTGACGGTAATACGGGGTCAGGCGTAGAAATAAGGTCCGGAGGAGAATCTATGCTAGGAGGCCCACCACTTTTCTCAGACTTCCCCTCTCTGTCTTGCTCGCCATTTCCCTTTTCGTCCAACCCTATTTCATTTTCCAACCTGTTACTCTCTAGTTCCTTTCTTTTTTCACTCTTGCTTTTTTCGTCCCTTTTTTGATCTTCTGCAAAATTCTCACTTGTTTCATTATATTCATCAATAAGTTCTAGGTCTTCTTCCTCAAGTGTTACAACATCTCTGCCTTTCCCAAGGATCGCAAAACCAGAATCGGATAGCTCTCCGTTTGCCTTTAGCTCCTCTTGCTGGATAATCTCATTTTCTATAATATTCATATCAAGATTATCTCGCGCCTCCCTACTCTCAATTGAATCTCTTTCTGTTTTCATTTGATCTTGAGAGGTCTCATCAGTTTCTGGCCCCATATCCTGATTGCTTGCGAGACCCTCAGATTTCTCTGCGCTCTTCTTTTCTTTTTGCTCCTCTATTGGGCTTAATGAATCTTGATTACTTTCATCCTTTTCGCCTTCATCCATCCCAGTTACCAGTGAGGAGCTCTTGACCAAAGTCTTAATATCAAAATCTACTGGCTCGGGAATGGTTTTAGCGCCAGCAGGCATTAGCAGCATCTTGCCAGGAGTTAAGATTTGTGTTTCGCCCATGCGACCCGGAATCGACATACGTAACGAGCCTTCCAAAACTAGCACTTTGGCATGTTGGTTTGGCTGATACTCCATCATAATAGTCGTTCCCGTGATAGCAGCGGAAACTGAAGCCGTTTTAATCTTAGTGCCCCCTAGCCCTTTGGGGACTTGAAGTAGCATGACTCCTTTCTTTAAATTGAGGTTTCTCGTTCCCTGATCAAAATTAAAAACCGTATTGGAACCTAGCCTAGTTAAAGTGCGATCCGTGAACATAAGTTCAGCGCGAGATTTAACTCCAGTGGTCACGCTATTGTCACCCTGAATGATTTCTTGTGCACGTGCTTTGCGTGAAGTATGTGACTCAACAACTTCTACTTGATTAATAATTCTCGTAATCTTTGCCTTATCTAATGGCCCAGCCATAGACAAATTAAAAGACAATAAACTCAATCCAGATACAAAC
This genomic window contains:
- a CDS encoding FecR domain-containing protein, producing MLRWFVSGLSLLSFNLSMAGPLDKAKITRIINQVEVVESHTSRKARAQEIIQGDNSVTTGVKSRAELMFTDRTLTRLGSNTVFNFDQGTRNLNLKKGVMLLQVPKGLGGTKIKTASVSAAITGTTIMMEYQPNQHAKVLVLEGSLRMSIPGRMGETQILTPGKMLLMPAGAKTIPEPVDFDIKTLVKSSSLVTGMDEGEKDESNQDSLSPIEEQKEKKSAEKSEGLASNQDMGPETDETSQDQMKTERDSIESREARDNLDMNIIENEIIQQEELKANGELSDSGFAILGKGRDVVTLEEEDLELIDEYNETSENFAEDQKRDEKSKSEKRKELESNRLENEIGLDEKGNGEQDREGKSEKSGGPPSIDSPPDLISTPDPVLPSIIIPEGVIPDNTERVLDIIPGGLTLDSSVSISTNPSIEFSGGSYSGVVFDPQVDNIYTLVLQEPGPSPVDQFVNYLGPRPSGDLFESTAVFRTQSLNVTGDPQILLDGITGRVGIYSESYVNVGPSNYTFSPLNGIYFVSESNTTINTLAVFDNPSLDLSFYARGLGSDIDFFGHVMNARNLELSSGGDIDIWGAGSINLSGMGVALITAYNDVNVFGYLQAPTVDILAGGVAEIGAWGSNSYATNAFHVSANQIIGSGSYDLSALNSSSLIAGPGGISGITDFSIGSLSTGANLLGLTGLDTYGGGVYVDGNLSSDFVNSVGDVNVTGDITITFTGNSIISGGSIYANEINGTNIDVTASRIVYSGTGPAAGVIDELRVRDFYGSGTDLVANKIVKFDNGLHTFNVNSIEAQIVNGIDFAEIADAQLSGASLTLNSATSIEFGVTAGQIDNASFSGSTGTSTGFSGANSGFFNATATTGHIGMISAQVYAEGGASTDSSGGNGGIIDFRAPDYISIDAGSSLDVDGGGSGSGAGGNAGTIDLSATNGYITIDGNLVANGGGSGVGTEGSGGTIGIKADGATAAIATGSTSTISTIVGGSTTTTAGDGGTVLMEADQAITLAGDIIVGSDAGTDRALRGGLIDILSHRTAGTAIAIDNTSSLQALMSSTGGVSNGRINVVADGATGDVLINGANIAADVLRIGAVGSGGQLYINGGSTLSATSLMKLYSGTGIIFDGSVTLDGAGGKTAAAPTITLNNGANVIVNGGNLELYTDTANFTGSGGNSSTTGSFSGTGAISISGGYSSAPAF